In the genome of Ensifer adhaerens, one region contains:
- a CDS encoding Toprim domain-containing protein, with protein sequence MARQDASELAIRLGRQAEAVCRHYLKAGHREGRYWLVGDVRNTPGRSMFVRLKGSETGKGAAGKWTDAATGEHGDLLDVIRESCGLVDFKDVADEARTFLSMPHPEPDRPHGGGRQSPAPARSPEAARRLFAMAQPIAGTLVKTYLHTRGITDLHGTGSLRFHPRCYYRPDEHSPTETWPAMIASVTDLAGRQTGAHRTWLAPDGSNKAPIATPRRAMGDLLGHAVRFGVAGDVMVAGEGIETMLSLRMALPTMPMAAALSAAHLSAILFPDTLRRLYIARDNDPAGDGAMATLIERANAAGIEAVVVSPSLGDFNEDLRLAGLDSLRAAARVQIAPQDVARFMALAA encoded by the coding sequence ATGGCGCGGCAGGACGCTTCCGAACTGGCGATCCGTCTCGGCCGACAAGCCGAGGCGGTGTGCCGTCATTATCTCAAGGCCGGTCATCGCGAGGGCCGCTACTGGCTGGTCGGCGACGTGCGCAATACGCCGGGCCGCTCGATGTTCGTGCGGCTGAAGGGCAGCGAAACCGGCAAGGGCGCCGCCGGCAAATGGACCGACGCCGCCACCGGCGAGCATGGCGATCTCCTCGACGTAATCCGCGAAAGCTGCGGCCTGGTCGACTTCAAGGACGTTGCCGATGAGGCGCGCACGTTCCTGTCGATGCCGCATCCCGAACCGGACCGTCCGCACGGTGGCGGGCGCCAGTCACCTGCGCCGGCCAGATCGCCGGAAGCGGCCCGGCGGCTGTTCGCCATGGCGCAGCCGATTGCGGGCACACTCGTAAAGACATATCTCCATACACGCGGCATTACGGATTTGCACGGAACCGGAAGCCTGCGCTTCCATCCCCGCTGCTACTACCGGCCTGACGAACATTCCCCGACAGAGACCTGGCCGGCGATGATCGCATCGGTCACCGATCTCGCCGGGCGTCAGACCGGCGCGCACCGCACCTGGCTCGCGCCGGACGGCTCGAACAAAGCCCCGATCGCCACGCCGAGACGGGCGATGGGCGACCTCTTGGGACACGCCGTTCGCTTCGGTGTGGCTGGCGACGTGATGGTGGCGGGCGAAGGCATCGAGACGATGCTGTCGCTCAGGATGGCGCTACCCACCATGCCGATGGCGGCGGCGCTCTCGGCGGCGCATCTCTCGGCCATCCTGTTCCCCGACACGCTGCGACGGCTCTACATCGCCCGCGACAATGATCCGGCCGGCGACGGTGCGATGGCGACATTGATCGAACGGGCGAACGCGGCCGGGATCGAAGCGGTCGTGGTGTCACCGAGCCTGGGCGACTTCAACGAGGATCTCCGCCTGGCGGGGCTGGACAGCCTCCGGGCAGCGGCCCGGGTGCAGATCGCGCCGCAGGACGTCGCACGCTTCATGGCGCTGGCGGCATAG
- a CDS encoding transcriptional regulator, XRE family, producing the protein MGSPKTKPALERLGQDIRNARLRRRITVADFAVRAGTSPSSIARLERGDPGVAIGTLADVLVVLGLLERLADLIDIRKDDLGLALAAEHGPRRGRSFAARLKKQKSWTEEKQDGQDVVDPDGASF; encoded by the coding sequence ATGGGTTCGCCCAAGACGAAACCAGCACTGGAGCGGCTGGGCCAGGATATCCGCAACGCGCGTCTGCGCCGTCGCATCACGGTAGCGGATTTCGCCGTTCGTGCGGGGACCTCGCCGAGCTCCATTGCCCGCCTTGAACGCGGCGATCCGGGCGTTGCCATCGGAACACTTGCCGACGTTCTCGTTGTGCTGGGCCTTCTGGAGCGGCTCGCCGACCTGATCGATATCCGCAAGGACGATCTTGGGCTGGCGCTGGCAGCGGAGCACGGACCGCGCAGGGGACGCTCCTTCGCGGCAAGGCTGAAAAAGCAGAAGTCCTGGACGGAGGAAAAACAGGATGGGCAGGACGTTGTGGACCCTGACGGGGCTTCCTTCTGA
- a CDS encoding chromosome partitioning protein, ParB family, giving the protein MATAVQKIILSSSRDIPFNKLVLSQSNVRRVKAGVSIEDLAASIARRGLIQSLSVFPVVDAEGNETGMFEVPAGGRRFRALELLVKQKRLAKVAPVPCVVRDRDGAILPEEVSLAENIERAALHPLDQFRAFHDMLIKGMTEEEIAAAFFVPVNVVKQRLRLATVSPVLHDVYADDGMTLEQLMAFTVSEDHERQTQVWDAIKDAWSKEPYQIRRMLTETTVRASDKRAVFLGIEAYEAAGGTVMRDLFQADDGGWLQDVGLLDRLVAEKLKAEAEAIAAEGWKWIQVAVSFPYDAVRGLHEVPGVPIDLSAEEQATIEALNAEQASLEAEYQDADELPDEVDERMGEIETALAAFDDRPEHFDPTDIAIAGVFVSIDADGSLSVDRGFVRPEDVPQVRTDGEEGSDTDTESAGAASPSVQRAVITIGGQPAESDDDDEDDGIKPLPERLVVELTAYRTLALRNAVAENPHIAMTALLHKLVSDNFMTRMYTGAMEAGVKHIFFPVQDETLKDSLSARAVQERHDAWAADIPKDDDALWDWLTGLDDASRMALLAHCVSYGVNALYERPNPHSAGGVSQHTLDMRLAQADRLTRATGLDLVEAGWRPTFGNYLNRVTKPRILEAVREGAGERATQLIDHLKKGDMAKEAERLLADSGWLPEPLRLAGVDGDPAPDADGFEDAALPDFLCADDESEPPADGEDDERHLIAAE; this is encoded by the coding sequence ATGGCTACTGCCGTTCAGAAGATCATCCTGTCGTCCTCGCGCGACATCCCCTTCAACAAGCTGGTGCTCAGCCAGTCCAACGTCCGGCGGGTGAAGGCCGGCGTCTCGATCGAGGACCTCGCGGCTTCGATCGCTCGTCGCGGCCTGATCCAGAGCCTCAGCGTCTTCCCGGTCGTTGACGCCGAAGGCAACGAGACCGGCATGTTCGAGGTGCCCGCCGGCGGCCGCCGCTTTCGCGCGCTCGAACTGCTGGTGAAGCAGAAGCGTCTCGCCAAAGTCGCGCCCGTCCCCTGCGTGGTCCGCGATCGCGACGGCGCCATCCTCCCCGAGGAGGTGTCGCTCGCCGAGAACATCGAGCGCGCTGCGCTCCATCCGCTCGATCAGTTTCGCGCCTTCCACGACATGCTGATCAAGGGCATGACCGAGGAGGAGATCGCCGCGGCGTTCTTCGTGCCCGTCAACGTGGTCAAGCAGCGGTTGCGCCTCGCGACCGTCTCACCGGTCCTCCACGACGTCTATGCCGACGACGGCATGACGCTGGAGCAGCTCATGGCCTTCACGGTTTCCGAAGACCACGAGCGTCAGACCCAGGTCTGGGACGCGATCAAGGACGCCTGGTCGAAGGAGCCCTATCAGATCCGGCGCATGCTGACCGAGACCACGGTGCGCGCGTCCGACAAGCGTGCCGTATTCCTCGGCATCGAAGCCTATGAGGCGGCTGGCGGCACCGTCATGCGCGACCTCTTCCAGGCCGATGATGGCGGCTGGCTGCAGGACGTGGGGCTTCTCGATCGCCTCGTCGCCGAGAAGCTGAAGGCCGAGGCCGAGGCGATCGCCGCCGAAGGCTGGAAGTGGATCCAGGTCGCGGTCAGCTTCCCCTACGACGCGGTACGCGGCCTGCACGAGGTCCCCGGCGTGCCAATCGATCTCTCGGCCGAGGAACAAGCGACCATCGAGGCGCTCAACGCCGAGCAGGCCAGTCTTGAAGCGGAATATCAGGACGCCGACGAACTCCCCGACGAGGTCGACGAGCGAATGGGCGAGATCGAGACCGCTCTGGCGGCGTTCGACGATCGCCCGGAGCACTTCGACCCGACCGACATCGCCATCGCCGGCGTCTTCGTCAGCATCGACGCCGACGGATCGCTTTCGGTCGATCGCGGCTTCGTCCGGCCCGAGGATGTGCCTCAGGTCCGGACCGATGGTGAGGAAGGATCGGATACGGATACCGAATCCGCCGGTGCTGCGAGCCCCTCGGTGCAGCGCGCCGTCATTACCATCGGCGGCCAACCTGCCGAATCCGATGACGACGATGAGGACGACGGCATCAAGCCGCTGCCCGAACGCCTCGTCGTCGAGCTGACCGCCTACCGCACCCTCGCGTTGCGCAACGCCGTGGCGGAAAATCCGCACATCGCCATGACGGCGCTTCTCCACAAGCTGGTCTCGGACAACTTCATGACCCGCATGTACACGGGCGCCATGGAAGCGGGGGTGAAGCACATCTTCTTCCCGGTTCAGGACGAGACGCTGAAAGACAGCCTCTCCGCGCGGGCCGTGCAGGAGCGTCACGACGCCTGGGCCGCCGACATCCCGAAGGACGACGACGCCCTTTGGGACTGGCTCACCGGGCTCGACGACGCCAGCCGCATGGCGCTGCTGGCACACTGCGTCAGCTATGGCGTGAACGCGCTTTATGAGCGGCCGAACCCGCACAGCGCGGGCGGCGTGTCCCAGCACACCCTCGACATGAGGCTCGCGCAGGCCGACCGCCTGACGCGGGCGACCGGGCTCGACTTGGTGGAAGCCGGCTGGCGTCCGACCTTCGGAAACTACCTCAACCGTGTCACCAAGCCGCGCATCCTCGAAGCCGTCCGCGAAGGCGCCGGCGAACGGGCGACCCAGCTCATCGACCATCTGAAAAAGGGCGACATGGCCAAGGAGGCCGAGCGTCTCCTGGCCGACAGCGGCTGGCTGCCCGAGCCGCTTCGACTTGCCGGTGTCGACGGCGATCCGGCACCGGACGCGGACGGCTTCGAGGACGCCGCGCTGCCCGACTTCCTCTGCGCCGACGACGAGTCGGAACCGCCGGCCGATGGCGAGGACGACGAACGTCACCTCATCGCCGCCGAATGA
- a CDS encoding Methyltransferase domain-containing protein, which translates to MNILSPVALAAAPVTHASQTLAVAQQLLEHLERGQRVDAAILRAAMQTTFGASDTSGAWDWKAAYEACEVATVLFLRKYGKALFRKAASPAARFSALSKIAGLLPTHTRRSKESQALQQFSTPVPLGLAAVAAASIVAGDIVLEPSAGTGLLAILSEISGGTLLLNELAETRADLLAALFPAVAVTRFDAAQIDDHLAPDATPTVVLMNPPFSIMANVSGRVVDAAYRHVASALARLADGGRLVAITGANFSPDHPAWAAAFVRLQERGRVIFTAAVDGSVYAKHGTTIDTRLTVIDKLPADDRSAFPPSPGIAPDVSTLLGWIETQVPPRPTATLPPVKTSASAASPRTIRGYRARTTAAPATPASIEPEGVELAYETMEWTPAEDGRITNAIYEEYELQAIRIPGAQAHPTKLVQSVAMASVAPPRPSYRPRLPANIVPDGLLSDAQLETVIYAGEAHADFLAGSWTLDETFDVVSAAPDDAPNSVRFRRGFMLGDGTGAGKGRQSAGIILDNWMQGRRKAVWISKSDKLLEDAQRDWSALGMERLLVTPLSRFPQGKDITLSEAVLFTTYATLRSDDRGEKLSRVKQIVEWLGSDFDGVIIFDESHAMQNAAGGKGERGDVAASQQGRAGLRLQHALPNARIVYVSATGATTVHNLAYAQRLGLWGDEDFPFSTRAEFVEAIEDGGVAAMEVLARDLRSLGLYTARSLSYDGVEYELVEHQLTPEQTRIYDAYAGAFAVIHNNLDAAMQAANITGGPDGSGGTLNRQAKSAARSAFESAKQRFFGHLLTSMKTPTLIRSIEPDLADGYAAVIQIVSTGEALMERRLAEIPTEEWNDVRVDITPREYVLDYLAHSFPVQLYEPFTDSEGNLSSRPVFRDGQPVESRDAVARRDRLIERLASLPPVPGALDQIVQRFGTDVVAEVTGRSRRIVRRTSPGGIDRLAVENRAGSANLAETQGFMDDQKRILIFSDAGGTGRSYHADLSARNQRLRVHYLLEPGWKADAAIQGLGRTNRTNQAQPPLFRPISTDVKAEKRFLSTIARRLDTLGAITRGQRQTGGQGLFRPEDNLESHYARDALRQLYLLLVRGKVDGCSLQMFEDATGLSLMDSTGIKDELPPITTFLNRLLALTIDLQGVLFTAFERLLNAKIEGAIASGSYDVGLETLQAESFIVTDRRTIHVHPGTGAEARLLTITQRQRNRPVTLAEALDHLDDPRARLLINERSGRAAVQIPTTSIMLDDGEIERRVRLIRPMEAHNIPIKMMDDETHWVDADRAGFTAAWNAEVAEVPEYAESTIHVVSGLLLPIWKRLPSESTRVYRLQTDDGERIVGRRVSAAWVAGALATGTSTLTADDAFMALMDGKTILDLTEGLQLRRVRVMGANRIELSGFTDAMRDRLRAYGLFHEIISWKLRMFVPTDTTGAAILAKVLERYPVERVSEREAA; encoded by the coding sequence ATGAACATTCTGTCTCCCGTGGCCCTTGCGGCCGCGCCTGTCACCCATGCGTCCCAGACCCTCGCCGTGGCGCAACAGCTTCTCGAACATCTCGAACGCGGCCAGCGCGTCGATGCCGCGATCCTTCGTGCAGCGATGCAAACAACCTTTGGCGCATCCGACACCAGCGGCGCCTGGGACTGGAAGGCGGCCTATGAGGCCTGCGAGGTCGCGACAGTCCTCTTCCTGCGTAAATACGGAAAGGCGCTTTTCCGCAAAGCCGCATCTCCGGCTGCACGTTTCTCCGCTCTTTCAAAGATCGCCGGGCTTCTGCCGACGCATACCCGGCGCTCGAAAGAATCGCAGGCGCTCCAGCAGTTCTCGACGCCGGTGCCACTCGGCCTTGCCGCCGTGGCGGCCGCCTCCATTGTTGCCGGCGACATCGTGCTGGAGCCGTCGGCTGGCACCGGCCTGCTCGCCATCCTGTCCGAGATATCAGGCGGAACGCTCCTCCTCAACGAGCTGGCCGAAACCCGCGCCGATCTGCTCGCTGCGCTGTTTCCGGCTGTCGCCGTCACCCGCTTCGACGCCGCCCAGATCGACGATCATCTCGCACCGGACGCCACTCCCACAGTCGTGCTGATGAACCCCCCATTCTCCATCATGGCGAACGTCTCCGGCCGCGTGGTCGACGCCGCCTATCGCCATGTCGCTTCAGCACTGGCCCGGCTTGCCGATGGCGGGCGGCTGGTGGCGATCACCGGCGCCAACTTCAGCCCCGACCACCCGGCTTGGGCAGCGGCCTTCGTCCGGCTTCAGGAGCGTGGCCGCGTCATCTTCACCGCGGCGGTGGACGGCTCGGTCTATGCCAAGCACGGCACGACCATCGACACGCGGCTGACGGTCATCGACAAGTTGCCGGCCGACGATCGTTCGGCATTTCCCCCTTCGCCAGGCATCGCGCCCGACGTCTCCACGCTGCTCGGCTGGATCGAGACACAGGTTCCGCCGCGTCCGACTGCAACCCTGCCGCCAGTGAAAACCTCGGCGTCCGCCGCGTCGCCCCGCACCATTCGCGGATACCGCGCCCGTACCACTGCCGCGCCCGCCACGCCCGCGTCCATCGAGCCGGAAGGCGTCGAACTCGCCTATGAAACCATGGAATGGACACCCGCCGAAGACGGCCGGATCACCAACGCGATCTATGAAGAATATGAATTGCAGGCGATCCGTATTCCCGGGGCGCAGGCCCATCCGACCAAGCTTGTGCAATCCGTCGCGATGGCCTCGGTCGCGCCGCCCAGGCCGAGCTACCGGCCCCGGCTGCCTGCAAACATCGTCCCAGATGGCCTGCTCTCTGACGCCCAGCTCGAAACCGTTATCTACGCTGGCGAGGCGCATGCCGACTTCCTCGCCGGTTCGTGGACGCTCGACGAGACTTTCGACGTCGTCTCGGCCGCGCCAGACGACGCGCCAAACTCTGTGCGCTTCCGCCGCGGCTTCATGCTCGGCGACGGGACCGGCGCCGGCAAGGGCCGCCAGTCGGCCGGCATCATCCTCGACAACTGGATGCAGGGCCGCCGTAAGGCGGTGTGGATCTCCAAATCCGACAAGCTTCTGGAGGACGCCCAGCGCGACTGGTCGGCGCTCGGCATGGAGCGCCTGCTGGTCACGCCGCTGTCGCGCTTTCCGCAGGGCAAGGACATCACGCTCTCGGAAGCCGTCCTATTCACCACCTATGCCACGCTACGGTCCGACGACCGCGGCGAGAAGCTTTCTCGCGTCAAGCAGATCGTCGAATGGTTGGGCTCGGATTTCGATGGAGTGATCATCTTCGACGAGAGCCACGCCATGCAGAACGCCGCAGGCGGCAAAGGTGAACGCGGCGACGTCGCCGCCTCGCAGCAGGGTCGTGCGGGCCTCCGCCTCCAGCACGCGTTGCCGAATGCGCGCATCGTCTATGTCTCGGCGACCGGCGCCACCACGGTGCACAATCTCGCCTATGCCCAGCGCCTCGGCCTCTGGGGCGACGAGGACTTCCCGTTCTCGACCCGTGCCGAATTCGTCGAGGCGATAGAAGACGGCGGCGTCGCGGCGATGGAAGTGCTGGCCCGCGACCTGCGCTCGCTCGGGCTCTACACGGCACGGTCGCTCTCCTACGACGGCGTCGAGTACGAACTGGTCGAACACCAGCTTACGCCCGAGCAGACACGCATCTATGACGCCTATGCCGGCGCCTTCGCCGTCATCCATAACAATCTCGACGCGGCGATGCAGGCCGCCAACATCACCGGCGGCCCTGATGGCAGCGGGGGCACGCTGAACCGGCAGGCCAAGTCCGCCGCCCGCTCGGCCTTCGAATCCGCCAAACAGCGCTTCTTCGGTCATCTGCTGACCTCGATGAAGACGCCGACACTGATCCGTTCGATCGAGCCGGACCTGGCGGACGGCTATGCCGCCGTGATCCAGATCGTCTCGACCGGCGAGGCCTTGATGGAACGCCGGCTCGCGGAGATCCCGACGGAAGAATGGAACGACGTCCGGGTGGACATCACCCCGCGCGAATACGTTCTGGATTATCTCGCCCATTCCTTCCCGGTGCAGCTCTACGAGCCCTTCACCGACAGCGAGGGCAATCTGTCGTCGCGTCCCGTGTTTCGCGACGGTCAACCCGTCGAGAGCCGCGACGCCGTCGCCCGTCGAGACCGTTTGATCGAAAGGCTCGCCTCACTGCCGCCGGTCCCGGGCGCGCTCGACCAAATCGTCCAACGCTTTGGCACCGATGTCGTGGCGGAGGTGACGGGGCGCTCGCGCCGCATCGTCCGCAGGACCAGCCCCGGCGGTATCGATCGTCTCGCGGTGGAGAACCGTGCCGGGTCGGCCAATCTCGCCGAGACGCAAGGCTTCATGGACGATCAGAAGCGTATCCTGATCTTCTCCGACGCGGGCGGCACCGGGCGCAGCTATCATGCCGATCTGTCGGCGCGAAACCAGCGGCTGCGTGTCCACTATCTGCTGGAGCCAGGCTGGAAGGCCGACGCCGCCATTCAGGGCCTGGGTCGCACCAACCGGACCAACCAGGCGCAGCCGCCGCTGTTCCGGCCGATCTCGACCGACGTGAAGGCCGAAAAGCGCTTCCTGTCGACCATCGCCCGCCGCCTCGACACGCTGGGCGCAATCACGCGCGGCCAGCGCCAGACTGGCGGCCAGGGCCTGTTCCGGCCCGAGGACAATCTGGAATCGCACTACGCCCGCGACGCCCTGCGGCAGCTCTACCTGCTGTTGGTGCGCGGCAAGGTCGACGGCTGCTCGCTCCAGATGTTCGAGGACGCCACCGGCCTCTCGCTGATGGATTCCACCGGCATCAAGGACGAACTGCCGCCGATCACCACCTTCCTGAACAGGCTGTTGGCACTGACCATCGACCTTCAGGGTGTCCTGTTCACCGCGTTCGAGCGGCTGTTGAACGCCAAGATCGAAGGCGCCATCGCCTCGGGCAGCTATGACGTCGGGCTAGAGACACTGCAGGCCGAGAGCTTCATCGTCACCGACCGCCGAACGATCCACGTTCATCCCGGCACCGGCGCCGAAGCCCGGCTGCTGACCATCACCCAGCGCCAGCGCAACCGGCCGGTGACGCTTGCTGAGGCGCTCGATCATCTCGACGACCCGCGCGCCAGGCTGTTGATCAACGAGCGTTCGGGCCGCGCCGCCGTGCAGATCCCGACCACCAGCATCATGCTGGACGATGGCGAGATCGAACGGCGCGTGCGGTTGATCCGACCGATGGAGGCGCACAACATCCCCATCAAGATGATGGATGATGAGACCCATTGGGTCGACGCGGACCGGGCGGGCTTCACCGCGGCATGGAACGCCGAGGTAGCCGAGGTGCCGGAGTATGCCGAAAGCACTATCCATGTCGTCAGCGGCCTATTGCTGCCGATCTGGAAACGCCTCCCGAGCGAGTCGACGCGGGTTTATCGACTCCAGACCGACGACGGCGAGCGCATCGTTGGCCGCCGTGTCTCCGCCGCCTGGGTAGCCGGCGCGCTCGCCACCGGCACATCGACCCTGACAGCGGACGACGCCTTCATGGCGCTGATGGATGGCAAGACCATCCTCGATCTGACCGAGGGTCTTCAACTTCGCCGCGTCCGGGTCATGGGGGCCAACCGCATCGAGCTGTCCGGCTTCACCGACGCCATGCGCGATCGCCTGCGGGCCTATGGCCTGTTCCACGAGATCATCTCGTGGAAGCTGCGGATGTTCGTGCCGACCGATACGACCGGCGCCGCTATCCTAGCCAAGGTGCTGGAGCGCTATCCCGTCGAGCGCGTCAGTGAGCGGGAGGCGGCGTAA
- a CDS encoding Transcriptional regulator, AbiEi antitoxin, Type IV TA system encodes MHEAASQRHIAQSVLKARGIARLTELRAAGVTAATMSRMERDGEVLRLARGLYQLPDAPLDAHHSLAEAAKRVPKGVACLVSALAFHQLTDQLPRQVWMAIGQKDWAPKGHGVPVRLVRFTDRLLTEAVEFHTIEGVPVKVFGVAKTVADCFRYRNKIGLSVAIEGLQEALRQRKTTPSEMVRQAERGAIATVIRPYLEALTANG; translated from the coding sequence GTGCACGAAGCCGCGTCCCAACGCCATATTGCTCAGTCCGTGCTGAAAGCGCGCGGTATCGCGCGTCTCACCGAACTGCGTGCTGCGGGCGTAACGGCGGCAACCATGAGCCGCATGGAGAGGGATGGCGAGGTGCTCCGACTTGCGCGGGGGCTTTACCAACTTCCTGATGCGCCGCTCGACGCTCATCACAGTCTCGCCGAGGCAGCGAAGCGGGTGCCCAAGGGTGTGGCCTGCCTCGTCTCGGCCCTCGCGTTCCATCAGCTTACCGATCAACTCCCAAGGCAGGTGTGGATGGCCATCGGCCAGAAGGATTGGGCTCCGAAGGGGCATGGCGTGCCCGTTCGGCTCGTACGATTCACGGACCGCCTCCTTACGGAAGCCGTCGAATTCCATACCATCGAGGGGGTGCCCGTAAAGGTTTTCGGGGTCGCCAAGACGGTCGCCGACTGCTTTCGGTATCGCAACAAGATCGGTCTTTCGGTCGCGATTGAGGGCCTCCAGGAGGCGCTGCGTCAACGCAAGACAACTCCCAGTGAAATGGTCAGGCAAGCGGAGCGAGGAGCAATCGCGACGGTCATTCGACCTTATCTCGAGGCGCTGACCGCCAATGGCTAA